From one Eptesicus fuscus isolate TK198812 chromosome 21, DD_ASM_mEF_20220401, whole genome shotgun sequence genomic stretch:
- the LOC129147772 gene encoding speedy protein E4-like: MASGGPSFQREKQRPQPSCSGCPQEVRVVEVIPGPSGPCAEGRALPQSSGRKRKREWPTEEGTEEEPAPGAQDLWAVETLCGLKMKLKRQRVSSVRPEHHQAFTRLLEDPVIKRFLAWDTNLRLSDKYLLSMVVAYFSRVGLFPWQYQRMHFFLALYLALDIEEDYEDPKEDILSFLFGKNNCSLRPLFHKLRFQFFCAMGWRARVTRQECEEIQAFDPELWVWGRDRTLLSENTEPKECQL; this comes from the exons ATGGCCAGTGGTGGCCCAAGTTTCCAGCGTGAGAAGCAGAGACCACAGCCTAGCTGCTCAGGGTGCCCCCAGGAGGTGAGAGTAGTTGAAGTCATCCCAGGACCATCAG GCCCCTgtgcagagggcagagccctACCTCAATCCTCCGGccggaagaggaagagggaatggcccacagaggaggggacagaggaggagCCTGCCCCTGGGGCTCAGGACCTCTGGGCCGTGGAGACTCTGTGCGGGCTCAAGATGAAGTTGAAGAGGCAGCGGGTGTCTTCAGTGCGACCTGAGCACCATCAGGCCTTCACCAGGCTGCTGG AGGATCCTGTCATTAAAAGATTCCTGGCCTGGGACACAAATCTGAGGCTCTCGGACAAG TATCTCCTGTCTATGGTGGTAGCTTACTTCAGCCGCGTGGGCCTCTTCCCCTGGCAGTACCAGCGGATGCATTTCTTCCTGGCCCT CTACCTGGCCCTGGACATTGAAGAGGATTATGAGGACCCTAAAGAGGACATCTTGTCCTTCCTCTTTGGGAAGAACAACTGCTCCCTGCGCCCCTTGTTCCACAAACTGCGATTCCAGTTCTTCTGTGCCATGGGCTGGAGGGCGAGGGTCACGCGACAAGAGTGCGAAGAG ATCCAGGCTTTTGATCCAGAGCTCTGGGTGTGGGGGCGAGATCGCACCCTCCTTTCCGAGAACACCGAGCCTAAG GAATGCCAACTATAG